A single region of the Pseudomonas granadensis genome encodes:
- a CDS encoding Rieske (2Fe-2S) protein: protein MKFLCAGDELAEASSRGFEIDGTKLFAVRRGGQVYVYLNRCPHRGVGLEWQPDQFLDPSNSLIQCATHGALFLIEDGECVAGPCAGQALTAIQCLEDAQGVWIDV from the coding sequence ATGAAGTTTCTCTGCGCTGGCGATGAGCTGGCCGAAGCCAGCAGTCGCGGCTTCGAAATAGACGGCACCAAACTGTTTGCCGTGCGCCGTGGCGGGCAGGTGTATGTCTATCTCAATCGCTGCCCGCACCGTGGCGTCGGGCTGGAATGGCAACCTGACCAGTTTCTCGACCCGAGCAACAGCCTGATCCAGTGCGCCACCCACGGCGCACTGTTTCTGATCGAGGACGGTGAATGCGTCGCCGGTCCATGTGCCGGGCAAGCGCTGACGGCGATTCAATGCCTGGAAGACGCGCAAGGCGTCTGGATCGATGTTTAA
- a CDS encoding FecCD family ABC transporter permease, whose translation MLATWLSLALGPVSLPLFDTLRAALRLLGVPLAPDGLEQAELILGQIRLPRTLLGLAVGGVLALSGVAMQGLFRNPLADPGLVGVSSGAALGAAIAIVGGAVFGDVPESFAPYLLSVCAFLGGLGVTALVYRLGRRNGQTHVATMLLAGIALTALAGSAVGLFTYLADDATLRTLTFWNLGSLNGASYARLWPLLIISAAVAVWLPRRAKALNALLLGESEAGHLGIDVERLKRELVFCTALGVGAAVAAAGMIGFVGLVVPHLVRLLAGPDHRVLLPASVLAGGSLLLLADLVARLALAPAELPIGIVTAFIGAPFFLYLLLRGRA comes from the coding sequence CTGTTGGCGACCTGGTTGTCGTTGGCGCTGGGGCCGGTCAGCTTGCCGCTGTTCGACACCTTGCGCGCAGCGTTGCGCCTGCTGGGCGTGCCGCTGGCGCCAGACGGCCTGGAACAGGCTGAACTGATCCTCGGGCAGATTCGTCTGCCGCGCACCTTGCTCGGTCTGGCGGTGGGCGGCGTGCTGGCGTTGTCCGGCGTGGCGATGCAGGGCTTGTTTCGCAATCCACTGGCCGATCCGGGATTGGTCGGCGTTTCCAGTGGCGCGGCGCTCGGGGCGGCGATTGCGATTGTCGGTGGCGCGGTATTTGGCGATGTGCCAGAGAGTTTTGCACCCTATCTGCTGTCGGTGTGCGCGTTTCTCGGCGGGCTCGGGGTAACGGCGCTGGTCTATCGACTCGGTCGGCGCAACGGTCAGACCCACGTCGCAACGATGTTACTGGCGGGCATCGCACTGACGGCGCTGGCCGGCTCGGCCGTCGGCCTGTTCACCTATCTGGCGGATGACGCGACCCTGCGCACGCTGACTTTCTGGAACCTCGGCAGCCTCAATGGCGCCAGTTACGCGCGGCTGTGGCCGTTGCTGATCATCAGTGCGGCTGTGGCGGTGTGGCTGCCGCGCCGGGCCAAGGCCTTGAACGCGTTGTTGCTCGGCGAGTCGGAGGCCGGGCATTTGGGTATCGACGTCGAGCGGCTCAAGCGTGAACTGGTGTTCTGCACCGCGCTGGGTGTCGGCGCGGCGGTGGCGGCGGCGGGCATGATCGGTTTCGTCGGGCTGGTGGTGCCGCACCTTGTGCGACTGCTGGCCGGGCCGGACCATCGGGTGCTGTTGCCGGCCTCGGTGCTGGCCGGTGGCAGCCTGTTATTGCTCGCCGATCTGGTGGCGCGGCTGGCGCTGGCGCCGGCGGAATTGCCGATCGGTATCGTCACGGCGTTCATTGGCGCGCCATTCTTTCTCTATCTGCTGCTGCGAGGGCGGGCCTGA
- a CDS encoding pyridoxal phosphate-dependent aminotransferase encodes MAPYSARSRAIEPFHVMALLARANELQAAGHDVIHLEIGEPDFTTAEPIIRAGQAALTAGKTRYTAARGIPELREAIAGFYQSRYGLNIDPRRILITPGGSGALLLASALLVDPGKHWLLADPGYPCNRHFLRLVEGAAQLVPVGPDVRYQLTPDLVARHWDRDSVGALVASPANPTGTILTRDELAGLSTAIKARHGHLVVDEIYHGLTYGTDAASVLQVDDGAFVLNSFSKYFGMTGWRLGWLVAPDAAVSELEKLAQNLYISAPSMAQHAALACFEPATIAIFEERRAEFGRRRDYLLPALRELGFNIAVEPEGAFYLYADISQFGGDAFAFCQHFLETEHVAFTPGLDFGRHQASHHVRFAYTQNLDRLQEAVERIARGLKSWQG; translated from the coding sequence ATGGCCCCCTACAGTGCGCGCAGTCGTGCGATCGAACCGTTTCATGTGATGGCGCTGCTGGCGCGGGCCAATGAATTGCAGGCCGCCGGGCACGACGTGATCCATCTCGAGATCGGCGAGCCGGACTTCACTACCGCCGAGCCGATCATCCGTGCGGGGCAAGCGGCGCTGACGGCGGGCAAGACCCGCTACACCGCGGCGCGCGGGATTCCTGAGTTGCGTGAGGCAATCGCCGGGTTCTATCAATCGCGGTACGGGCTGAACATCGACCCGCGGAGGATTCTGATCACCCCGGGCGGCTCCGGTGCGCTGCTGCTGGCCAGTGCGTTGCTGGTCGATCCGGGCAAGCACTGGCTGCTGGCTGACCCCGGCTACCCGTGTAACCGGCATTTTCTGCGACTGGTCGAGGGCGCAGCGCAACTGGTCCCGGTCGGGCCGGACGTGCGTTATCAACTGACCCCCGATCTGGTCGCGCGGCATTGGGACCGCGACAGCGTCGGCGCATTGGTCGCGTCGCCGGCCAACCCGACCGGGACGATTCTGACGCGCGATGAACTGGCCGGGTTATCCACCGCCATCAAGGCGCGTCACGGTCATTTGGTGGTGGACGAGATCTATCACGGCCTGACGTACGGCACCGATGCCGCCAGCGTTCTGCAAGTGGATGACGGTGCGTTCGTGCTCAACAGCTTCTCCAAGTATTTCGGCATGACCGGTTGGCGCCTCGGCTGGCTGGTCGCGCCGGACGCAGCGGTCAGCGAACTGGAGAAACTTGCGCAAAACCTCTACATCAGCGCGCCGAGCATGGCGCAGCATGCGGCTCTGGCCTGTTTTGAGCCGGCGACGATCGCGATATTCGAAGAGCGCCGCGCCGAATTCGGCCGTCGCCGCGATTACCTTTTGCCAGCGTTGCGTGAGCTGGGCTTCAACATTGCCGTCGAGCCTGAAGGGGCGTTTTATCTGTATGCCGATATCAGCCAGTTCGGCGGCGATGCCTTCGCGTTCTGCCAGCATTTCCTCGAAACCGAGCACGTTGCCTTCACGCCGGGTCTGGATTTTGGCCGTCACCAGGCCAGCCACCACGTGCGTTTTGCCTATACGCAAAACCTTGATCGCTTACAGGAAGCGGTGGAGCGTATTGCCCGTGGTCTGAAGAGCTGGCAAGGCTGA
- a CDS encoding pentapeptide repeat-containing protein yields the protein MSQPKLLDTPLYALLHKDDINGFNKERPQDGPIDMVGGDFRGLDLRELNADGVNFRDAYFRSADLRGIDFRNAQLEGASLAHAQISGAYFPPELSADEILMSMNFGTRLRYRTR from the coding sequence ATGAGCCAGCCGAAACTTCTCGATACCCCGCTGTATGCCTTGCTGCACAAAGACGACATCAACGGTTTCAACAAGGAGCGTCCGCAGGACGGCCCGATCGACATGGTCGGCGGCGATTTCCGCGGTCTCGATCTGCGCGAGTTGAATGCCGATGGCGTGAATTTCCGCGACGCGTATTTCCGTTCCGCCGATTTGCGTGGCATCGACTTCCGTAACGCGCAGCTTGAAGGCGCAAGCCTGGCCCACGCGCAAATTTCCGGTGCCTACTTCCCGCCGGAGCTGAGCGCCGACGAAATTCTGATGTCGATGAATTTCGGCACGCGCTTGCGCTATCGCACACGCTGA
- a CDS encoding Crp/Fnr family transcriptional regulator has translation MYLLGEQSARTDAMINRLQSLPVQWLRDLAPCGPVLQVDATDDLLPLLPAEQLFLLIDGVINGCIGARPLFYWQEGDLIGLQQDDVWADCHWCCDAPLRLQPYRREEVFRHLFADAGRAQQFVEYLQGHLAILAHAVAELKPREFRSSNGFKRVAAGEILIRQGDVADHVFVIIDGHAEAFVDGHKVGDVPRDEIFGAMAIFTGEPRNATVIARVSSTVMMIPGDQFLSMTRTNPKIAHSLIESMARRIGQLNRQIAPSTVAEGQR, from the coding sequence ATGTATTTACTGGGCGAACAATCGGCACGTACCGATGCAATGATCAACCGTTTGCAAAGCCTGCCCGTGCAGTGGTTGCGAGATCTCGCACCTTGCGGGCCGGTTTTGCAGGTCGATGCAACGGATGACTTGCTGCCCCTGCTGCCCGCGGAACAGTTGTTTCTGCTGATTGATGGCGTGATCAATGGCTGCATCGGTGCGCGACCGCTGTTTTACTGGCAGGAAGGCGATTTGATTGGTCTGCAGCAGGATGATGTCTGGGCTGATTGTCACTGGTGCTGCGATGCGCCGCTGCGTTTGCAGCCTTACCGCCGCGAGGAGGTGTTTCGGCATCTGTTCGCTGACGCAGGCAGAGCGCAGCAGTTCGTCGAGTATCTGCAGGGCCACCTGGCGATTCTCGCCCACGCCGTAGCGGAGCTGAAACCGCGCGAATTTCGCAGCAGCAACGGTTTCAAACGAGTCGCGGCGGGGGAAATCCTGATCAGGCAGGGTGACGTTGCCGATCATGTGTTTGTGATCATCGACGGGCATGCCGAAGCATTTGTCGACGGGCACAAGGTCGGTGACGTGCCCAGGGACGAGATCTTCGGTGCCATGGCGATCTTCACTGGCGAGCCGCGCAACGCCACGGTAATCGCGCGCGTCTCGAGTACAGTGATGATGATTCCCGGTGATCAGTTTCTGAGCATGACCCGCACCAATCCGAAGATCGCTCACAGCCTGATCGAAAGCATGGCGCGGCGCATCGGGCAATTGAATCGGCAGATCGCCCCCTCCACGGTGGCTGAAGGCCAACGCTGA
- a CDS encoding TfoX/Sxy family protein encodes MNDELQHLKNLGKTSAQWLHAVGIHSASDLRRLGAVDAYRAVRTRGFRASKVLLYAIEGALMDVHWNDIPAERKDALNKQLEAISARHKN; translated from the coding sequence ATGAATGATGAACTGCAACACCTGAAAAATCTTGGCAAGACGTCGGCGCAATGGCTGCATGCCGTGGGCATCCACAGCGCCTCGGACTTGCGTCGGCTCGGCGCAGTGGACGCCTACCGGGCCGTGCGTACCCGCGGGTTTCGTGCATCGAAGGTGTTGTTGTATGCGATCGAAGGCGCGCTGATGGATGTGCACTGGAACGACATCCCCGCCGAACGCAAGGACGCTCTGAACAAGCAGCTCGAAGCCATTTCCGCGCGTCACAAGAACTGA
- a CDS encoding ChaN family lipoprotein, producing the protein MRGLWLLMLVLLAGCQHAVAPAPVSGEIRDLHTGEVLTAEQLVRRLARPERLIIGEQHDNADHHAAQLWLLQALGEQRQQGSLLLEMLTPDQQPKVADARQMAESAAVAKALDWQDGWDWALYGPIVRFALSQPHPLLAANLDDNEIRAVYRQAPALSGARSNAASVQDKLLRQISDSHCGLLPESQMPAMLAVQQQRDRRMAERLLAAPTPSILLAGAWHARKDAGVPLHVLDLGAAKESTVLILAEQGDAVTAAMADYVWYTPSTAKPDYCEQMRQQFGK; encoded by the coding sequence ATGCGAGGACTGTGGTTATTGATGCTGGTGTTGCTGGCAGGGTGTCAGCACGCTGTTGCGCCAGCGCCGGTCAGTGGCGAGATTCGCGACCTGCACACCGGTGAAGTGCTGACCGCAGAGCAACTGGTGAGGCGTCTCGCGAGGCCCGAGCGACTGATCATCGGTGAGCAGCATGACAATGCCGATCACCACGCTGCGCAGTTATGGCTGCTGCAAGCGCTCGGCGAGCAGCGCCAGCAGGGCAGTCTGCTGCTCGAAATGCTCACGCCGGATCAGCAGCCGAAAGTGGCTGACGCGCGTCAGATGGCGGAATCCGCCGCTGTTGCCAAAGCGCTGGACTGGCAGGACGGCTGGGACTGGGCGCTCTATGGGCCGATCGTGCGCTTCGCGCTCTCGCAACCGCATCCGCTGCTGGCGGCCAATCTCGACGATAACGAAATCCGTGCTGTTTATCGCCAGGCTCCGGCGTTGAGCGGTGCGCGCAGCAACGCGGCATCGGTGCAGGACAAACTGCTGCGACAGATCAGCGATTCCCACTGCGGCTTGCTGCCCGAATCGCAAATGCCGGCGATGCTGGCGGTTCAGCAACAGCGCGATCGGCGCATGGCTGAACGGCTGCTCGCGGCGCCCACGCCCTCAATCCTTCTGGCTGGCGCGTGGCATGCGCGCAAGGACGCCGGCGTGCCGCTGCATGTTCTCGATCTGGGCGCGGCCAAGGAGTCTACGGTGCTGATACTGGCCGAACAGGGCGACGCGGTGACGGCTGCGATGGCCGATTATGTCTGGTACACGCCTTCTACGGCCAAGCCGGATTACTGCGAACAGATGCGTCAACAGTTCGGCAAATGA
- a CDS encoding heme/hemin ABC transporter substrate-binding protein: MRLSIRVAALCVGWLFSHHAVAADLPQRWVSAGGALSEWVSALGGEAKLVGVDTTSQHPQSLKALPSIGYQRSLSAEGILSLRPDILIGTEEMGPPPVLAQVRAARVRVELFSAQADLPTLTQNLTHLGQLLGAEAQAKQLLQTYQQQLDAQQTRVAQAQTAQKAPGVLLLLGHAGGKPLIAGKDTAADWLLQQAGGRNLATHSGYKPFSVESLASLDPEVLVFADRALSGEAAKTALFKENPILNSSRAAKAGRVMQLDPTLLVGGLGPRLPAALKTLTDGFYPAKGGQ; encoded by the coding sequence ATGCGCCTGAGTATCCGCGTTGCTGCGCTGTGTGTCGGCTGGCTGTTCAGTCATCACGCGGTCGCGGCTGATTTGCCGCAACGCTGGGTCAGCGCCGGCGGTGCACTGTCGGAGTGGGTCAGCGCGCTGGGCGGCGAGGCGAAACTGGTCGGCGTCGATACCACCAGCCAGCATCCGCAATCGCTCAAAGCGCTGCCGAGCATCGGTTATCAGCGCAGTCTTTCCGCCGAGGGCATTCTCAGCCTGCGCCCGGACATTCTCATCGGCACCGAAGAAATGGGCCCGCCGCCGGTGCTGGCTCAGGTCAGGGCAGCCAGGGTCCGCGTGGAGCTGTTTTCCGCACAAGCGGATCTGCCGACGCTGACGCAAAACCTCACTCATCTGGGCCAGTTGCTGGGCGCCGAGGCGCAGGCGAAGCAACTGCTGCAAACTTATCAACAGCAACTCGATGCGCAACAGACGCGGGTGGCTCAGGCGCAAACCGCACAAAAAGCCCCGGGCGTGCTGCTGTTGCTCGGTCACGCAGGAGGCAAACCGCTGATAGCCGGCAAGGACACCGCCGCCGATTGGCTGCTGCAACAGGCAGGCGGGCGTAACCTGGCGACCCACAGCGGTTACAAACCGTTTTCGGTGGAATCGCTCGCCAGCCTCGATCCCGAAGTGCTGGTGTTCGCCGACCGCGCGCTGAGTGGCGAGGCGGCGAAAACCGCGCTGTTCAAGGAGAACCCGATTCTCAATTCCAGCCGCGCGGCCAAGGCCGGGCGGGTGATGCAGCTGGATCCGACGCTGCTGGTCGGCGGACTCGGGCCGCGCTTGCCGGCTGCGCTGAAAACCCTGACTGACGGTTTTTATCCGGCCAAGGGCGGCCAATGA
- a CDS encoding heme ABC transporter ATP-binding protein produces MLRAHNLQIQRGRKTVLDEVTLQLEAGEVLGVLGPNGAGKSTLLGALCGELAASAGEVLLDGKRLYDWARSQRAQRLAVLPQVSTLDFAFRVEEVVGMGRLPYQSGRVRDEEIIAAALAAADAGHLSGRSYLALSGGERQRVHLARVLAQLWPGQAGQTLLLDEPTSMLDPLHQHTTLQAVREFADRGAAVLVILHDLNLAARYCDRILLLENGRPLALDTPEQVLQPDTLQAVFGLEVLVQPHPERGHPLIIAR; encoded by the coding sequence ATGCTGCGTGCGCACAATCTGCAGATTCAGCGCGGGCGCAAAACCGTGCTCGATGAGGTCACGCTACAACTCGAAGCGGGCGAAGTGCTCGGTGTCCTCGGCCCGAACGGTGCGGGCAAAAGCACTTTGCTCGGCGCGTTGTGCGGCGAGTTGGCCGCCAGCGCGGGCGAGGTGTTGCTCGATGGCAAGCGGTTGTATGACTGGGCGCGAAGCCAGCGTGCGCAACGCTTGGCAGTCTTGCCGCAGGTTTCGACGCTGGACTTTGCCTTCCGGGTCGAAGAAGTGGTGGGCATGGGCCGCTTGCCTTATCAAAGCGGCCGCGTGCGTGACGAGGAAATCATCGCCGCGGCGTTGGCGGCGGCCGATGCCGGGCATCTGAGCGGGCGCAGTTATCTGGCGTTGTCCGGTGGCGAGCGTCAGCGTGTGCATCTGGCGCGGGTGCTGGCGCAACTCTGGCCGGGGCAGGCCGGGCAAACGCTGTTGCTCGACGAGCCGACGTCGATGCTTGATCCCCTGCATCAACACACCACCTTGCAGGCGGTTCGCGAGTTTGCCGATCGCGGCGCTGCAGTGCTGGTGATCCTGCATGATCTCAACCTCGCAGCGCGTTACTGTGACCGCATCCTGCTGCTGGAAAACGGCCGACCGTTGGCCCTGGATACGCCGGAGCAGGTACTGCAGCCGGATACACTGCAAGCGGTGTTCGGACTGGAAGTGCTGGTGCAGCCGCATCCGGAGCGCGGCCATCCGCTGATCATCGCCCGCTGA
- the sfsA gene encoding DNA/RNA nuclease SfsA, with amino-acid sequence MRFYPQLEEARLIRRYKRFLADIETVSGELLTIHCPNTGSMLNCQVEGGQVWFSRSNDPKRKLPGTWEIGETPQGRLFCVNTARANGLVEEALQAGIITELNGFTALKREVAYGQEKSRIDFRLEYPSGPAYIEVKSVTLGFDGTAVAAFPDAVTQRGAKHLRELAHLARDGIRAVQLYCVNLTGIEAVRPAEEIDSAYAEALREAIACGVEVLAYGVRLDHEEMVIDRRLDVRLNG; translated from the coding sequence ATGCGTTTTTATCCACAGCTTGAAGAAGCGCGCTTGATCCGCCGGTACAAACGTTTTCTCGCTGACATCGAAACCGTTAGCGGCGAGTTGCTGACCATCCACTGCCCGAACACCGGGTCGATGCTTAATTGTCAGGTCGAGGGCGGGCAGGTCTGGTTCAGCCGCTCGAACGACCCGAAGCGCAAGTTGCCCGGCACCTGGGAGATCGGCGAAACGCCGCAGGGGCGCTTGTTCTGTGTGAATACCGCACGGGCCAACGGGCTGGTCGAAGAAGCCTTGCAGGCCGGGATCATCACCGAGTTGAACGGCTTTACCGCGTTGAAGCGCGAAGTCGCCTACGGGCAGGAAAAAAGCCGCATCGACTTTCGCCTCGAATACCCGAGCGGCCCGGCTTATATCGAAGTGAAGAGCGTCACCCTGGGTTTCGACGGGACGGCGGTGGCGGCGTTTCCCGATGCTGTGACCCAGCGTGGTGCCAAGCACCTGCGCGAGCTGGCGCATCTGGCGCGGGACGGCATTCGTGCGGTGCAGCTGTATTGCGTAAACCTGACCGGCATCGAAGCCGTGCGCCCGGCCGAGGAAATCGATTCGGCCTATGCCGAGGCGTTGCGCGAAGCGATCGCCTGCGGCGTGGAGGTGCTGGCTTATGGCGTGCGCCTGGATCATGAGGAAATGGTCATCGACCGCCGACTTGATGTGCGGCTTAACGGTTAA